The sequence GAAGAGCGCTCACGCTTTGTTAGGGAAAACAACCAATGGTTCTACATTGACGGTACATTTCCGAGCGAACCTGAAGATGAGCGACTATCTCAACCCATTGCGAGCTTAAAAGTTGGTCGTAATGACCCTTGCATTTGTGGGAGTGGCAAAAAGTTTAAAAAGTGCTGCGGATAACACGGTTGCGATAAGAATAAAGGCAGAGTACCCCTGCCTTTATATAGACATAAATGCGATATTAATGATTCGGGTTCACTCTAACAATATCTTCTTGATTTGCTTGAAACTGCTTTTTCAGCTCAGCTTTAGACTTAAAACTAATTTCGCCTCCCTGAGCCACTGTCATATGCTGTGCTTCGTCATTATGTTTCGACTGGTACAACATGACAGCTTGCATACAAGAATCGCGTTGTTCTTGCGTTAACTTTGTGCCCTCAGGCCACTTTCCTGTTTCAACAGCAAAAAGTAGACGCTCATAAGCCTCAGGTGTGATGGCATCAATTAATTGCTTTGCGTCCATGATATATCCTTTGATTTAATTTGACAGCAAAGAACATAACTACCTACACCGTGGAGTCAAGGAACGGTCGATAAATAAGTCTTACGGATCACAAGCGACAACAAATATGAAAAGAACGAAAGTCATTACTTTAAGCATTTTATGCTTCTCGCTGTCTGGTTGTTTTGAAAATACACGCAACACCGACCAGCTATGTGCGGATAACCCTACACTACAATGCCAAAGACTTAACGTTGGAGATGGTCAATGTCGGTTACCTCGTACTGATTTGATATGGCACCGATTTGAGCGAATAAAAAATCCTACGCCATCGAATCTCATCCAAGAGTACAACTTGTTGGCAGAATACAAAAAATGCTTGGAACTTGCGTCTCAAATTCAAGCCATTGACCAAACGAAACTCAAAGAAGGTCGCTTTAATGCCTTGATGAACGCCAAGGAAGACATGGAAATCCTGGTTACCTCTTTGGGGCAATTTCAAGCACCTGAAGCCTTGTATTTTTTGTGGAGCCGACTAGGTAGTGACAACGCAAAACGCCGCTTTCTTCAACTTGAAGGAACACCAGCACTAGAGACCGCAGAAATGCAGTACGCACTTGCCACCTTTTATACGAGTCGTAACGACCAAAAAACCTACGACTTACTGATTCGTTCATTGGAACTGACTAATCAAGACAGTATCAATAACGAAGTTTTTAAATCTCTCGCAAGTACAACCCACCAAATGGACCAAAAAGAACAAGCGTATCTTTGGGCAATGGTGGCGAATCAATTCGGCGTTCCTATCGCATCAGAAAATGAACTCCACCTTCTATATGGTTTTGAGCAGGAAAAATACAAACGGTTAACTCAAGATGCCGAGAAAATAAAAAGCACCATCGAAGCTGGTGCTTTTGTAAGAACGAAAATTCCTAGTTACTGATAGTTCAATTGAAAGGATAAAACAAACAGCGGTGAGATCTTCACCGCTTTTTTGTCAATTGTTGAAAATTAACGACACAGAATTTACACAAAAACGCTCTCCGGTTGTCTTTGGTCCATCAGGAAAAACGTGACCAAGATGGCTATCACATACTGCACATCGTATTTCAGTACGCACCATTCCGTGACTTAGATCTTCCAAATAACGAATAGACTTATTATCTATAGGGGCATCGAAACTCGGCCACCCGCAACCCGAGTCATATTTGTTTGAAGATGAAAAAAGAGGCGTATTACAACAGGTACAAGAATAAATACCTGTTTCTCTATTATGCAACAACTTGCCACTAAATGGAGCTTCCGTACCTTGTTCTCTACACACTCTAAACTCTTCATCCGAAAGCCTCTCACGCCAGTATTCATCAGGCTTCATGAGTTTTTCTCTTTCTTGATTCACAGTTGATATACTCCATTTTACATACATAAAAAATGACTTTTTTTGTTAAAAACTTGCTAACAATTACATTTGTAGCACATACTTGTGCACCATAATAAAACGATTAATCTTTAAGCAAGACTTTAAGCATCTATACTAATTTTACGCCAACTGGTTAGGAAAATAACGAGCAAACAGTTCAAATTACAACCATTTATGGCTAATTGTGAAAAAAAGCGACGCTTTTTTTTGACTTTAAACAAGTTAAGTCCGATTATCGGTTGCAGATTGTTACTGGATTATGTAATTTTACTACCAGTTATCTTTAATCAGAAATTAAGTTGTGGAGCAACTATAATGACTATCAAAGTAGGTATTAACGGTTTTGGCCGTATCGGTCGTTTCGTATTCCGTGCAGCGCAAGAGCGCAACGACATCGAAGTAGTAGGTATCAACGACCTTATCGATGTAGAATACATGGCATACATGCTTAAGTATGACTCAACTCACGGCCGTTTCAACGGTACTGTTGAAGTTGAAGGTGGTAACCTAATCGTTAACGGTAAGACTGTACGTGTTACTGCTGAGCGTAACCCAACAGACCTAAAATGGGATGAAATCGGTGTTGACGTTGTAGCTGAAGCAACAGGTATCTTCCTAACTGACGAAACAGCTCGCCAGCACATCACAGCTGGTGCTAAGAAAGTTGTTCTAACTGGTCCTTCAAAAGACGCTACTCCAATGTTCGTAATGGGCGTAAACCACGCTTCTTACGAAGGTCAAGACATCGTTTCTAACGCTTCTTGTACTACTAACTGTCTAGCGCCTATCGCTAAAGTTCTTAACGACAAGTTCGGTATCGAATCTGGTCTTATGACTACAGTTCACGCAACAACTGCTACTCAAAAAACAGTAGACGGCCCTTCTGCTAAAGACTGGCGCGGTGGTCGTGGTGCTTCTCAGAACATCATCCCATCTTCAACTGGTGCTGCTAAAGCTGTAGGTGTTGTTCTTCCTGAACTAAACGGCAAGCTAACTGGTATGGCTTTCCGCGTACCAACAGCTAACGTTTCTGTAGTTGACCTAACAGTTAACCTAAAAGAAGGCGCATCTTACGAAGCTATCTGTGCAGCAATGAAAGAAGCTTCTGAAGGCGAACTAAAAGGCGTTCTAGGTTACACTGAAGATGCAGTAGTTTCTCAAGACTTCATCGGTGAAGTTCAAACTTCTGTATTCGATGCTAAAGCTGGTATCGCTCTAACTGACAAATTCGTTAAAGTTGTATCTTGGTACGACAACGAAATCGGTTACTCAAACAAAGTTCTAGACCTAATCGCACACATCTCTAAGTAATTAGAAATTGAGATTAGCTCTTAACTGAGTTGAAAAGAGGCGGCTTAATAGTCGCCTTTTTTGTATCTGAAATACAGTACTCCTGTTTTTCAGCCGCTATAGAACAGGAACGATAAATATGGACTTACACTCTCTTCCCGTAGTTTCCGCCCTTTCTGACTGCGTCACCATCGTAGAAAAAGACTCCGTTAAAATTGTTCGTATCAATCACGAAAAAGCCAGTGCTGGCATTGCGCTACATGGCGGTCATGTCGTTTCATTTACACCAGCAGGTCAAGAAGACCTAATTTGGATGAGCGACACCGCTATTTTTGATGGCAAAGCAGCGCTTCGAGGTGGTATTCCCGTTTGCTGGCCTTGGTTTGGCCGTATTGCCGCACCTGCTCACGGGTTTGCGCGCAATTCTACTTGGGAACTGATTGAACACCGAGAAAACGACAATGGCGTCATCGTAGAATTGGGCCTGACCTCCAATGAGGGCATTCGCCAAATTTGGCCTCACTTATTTAAAGCGCGCTTAATCGTTGAAGTTACTGAACAACTAAAAGTAACGTTAAAAGTAGAAAACGTAGACAAACATGAGTGGACCTTCTCTGGCGCTCTTCATACTTATTTAAACCTTGGTGATATTAGGCAAGCTAAGGTGACAGGTATAGGGCCGGAATACATTGACAGCCTACAAAATGATGAAGTTATCCAAGGTGGTCAAGAGCTCGTACTGAGTGACACCATTGACCGTGTCTACACTCAACCAGAAGCAGATATCTTAGTTGAAGATCCGGTAATGAACCGTACCCTAACAGTCACCAATCAAGGCCACAATAGTGCCGTACTTTGGAACCCTTGGGCAGAAGGTGCACAGTCAATGGGTGATATGCCGAACGATGGCTATGAAACCTTCCTTTGTGTCGAGTCAACTCTTCATGCGCCGTCTATCGAGCAAGGTAAAACTCTGCAGCCCGGTGAAACTTATCAGCTAGAAACGGTCATTTCAGCTTAGACTCTGTCGACCTTATCTTGGGCAGGCAACGCTGTCTGCCCTATGTTCTCCTTATCGCTTTCCCTCATTTAGCACAATCCGTCTTATACCGTAACAATATGATTCTTTCTTTTGTTTATACGCATCTGTTATATTTTCACCTCTTCACTCCTGACAAACCAATCAATATCTAGCAAAGGTTGATGAGTTAAGGGAAGCGTTATTGCTGATAAAAATGGATTCGAAAGCATGTTCAAGTCTAAAAAGCTGTATAGCTTTCTTACCCTGTTTATCTCAGGCTTATTATTGGTCATTGTGCTCACCGCGCTCGGCACTCATCGTTACTGGTTTCAAAGCCTAGACCGACAAGTGTCTACCGAAGCCATAAACGTCAGTCAATACTTCAACAAACAGCTTGAACGTTATCAACACATTCCTGATTTATTAACCAGTCACTATCAAATACGTCAGGTGTTAAAACAAGAAACGCAAACGTACGCGTTAAGCAAAATATTATTGGGCATCCAAAAGACCAGTGGCGCGAGCGATATTTATGTACTCGATGCCGAAGGTGATGTCATAGCGTCAAGCAATTACGCATCCGCTAAGAGTTACATTGGCTCAAACTACGCCTTTCGTCCGTACTTTTATCAGGCTATGAAAGGCAACCGTTGGACAGATTACGCACTCGGGCTTCGCTCTGGTGAACGCGGTATATTCTTTTCAGCCCCGATTTACGCCGAAGACAACATCATTGGCGTCATTGCGGTCAAGGTCGATATCGACAAATTTGAGCAAGATACGGAATGGCTAGCAGGTGCCAATACTGCGAAGTTTATGGTGTTCGGCCGAGATGAAGTCGTCTTCATTTCGAACCAACCGTACTGGCGACTAAAACAGCTTCGTGAGAGCGATGACTACACTTGGCAAGAGATAAAAGCAACGCATCGATATTTAGATCTTGAGCAGCAAACACTGCCCAATACCCTTACATCCACGCCATACCTAGATAAGCAGCTCTGGACCCTCCAAGTCAAGCCTCAACACAGTGAGCAATACGTTTATGGGCGAGCGAAACTACCACGACTCGACCTGGATTTTGTCATGCTGTTACCGGTTAACGAAGCGCGTAAGAAAGTACAAGTCTCCCTCCTCCTATCGGTTGTCGGCTATACCATCTTGGTTGGCGCACTGGTATTTATTTTTCGCCGAGTCGCCGGTTATCGCCAACTTATCTTCACCCGTAACGCGCTCGAAGCGGAAGTCACTCAGCGTACCAAGCAACTAGAGGATGCACACCAAGCCTTAGTCCAATCGGCCAAACTCGCGACCATTGGTCAACTGTCCGCCAGTGTGAACCATGAAATTAATCAACCGCTGAGTGCGATGAGCACCTACCTGGTGAGTACTCGACGAATGTTGGATAAAGGCATGTTGGACGAAGCCAAGCAAAACATGTCCAACATAGATTCTCTTATCAGACGTGTCCATAAAACTGTCGCGCAGCTTAAGCAGTTCAGCCGTCCTAGTGAACATCAATTGGGTTGGTGTCAGTGGCAAACTTGTCTTAATAACGCCTTGATCGTTGTGGGGCCGAAAATAAACAGCAGTAACGTCACGCTGAATGTCGAACCTCACAACCTGCTGATTTGGGGCGACTCACTTAAGCTTGAACAAGTATTGGTTAACCTGCTGTCCAATGCGGTTGAAGCGATGAAGGGACTCGATAACAAACAGATATCCATTCGCTTTGAACAAGACAGTGAATGGGAGCTTATCACTATCTCTGATACTGGCACTGGCCTTGATTTACAAACCATAGACTCAATTTTTGAGCCTTTCTTCTCAACCAAGTCTGAAAATGGTTTGGGGCTAGGGTTAGCAATATCACGCAGCATTATTCAGTCTTTTGCCGGGGAGCTCCAAGCCGCGAATAACAACGATGGACAAGGTGCAAAATTCACATTGAGGTTAAAAAGAAAGCGACATGCAGAACACAAGTAAAGCCAAAGTCATCATTATAGATGATGAACAGATCATCCGGGATTCGCTCGCGCAACTGCTGAGTATCGAAGGTTACGAAACGGAGACGTTTGAGAGCGGAAAAGAGGCATTAACTCTCCTCAATGACACGTTTAATGGCATTGTTATTTCAGATATCAATATGTCTTGTATGCATGGACTGGAAGTCCTTAACGAGATTCAAGCTATTGATGCTGATATTCCTGCGATCATGCTGACTGGTTACGCAGACGTTCAACTCGCAGTGACCGCGTTACGAAAAGGTGCTTACGACTTTTTTGAAAAGCCAATCAATGAGCAACTGCTCGACAGTGTTACTCGTGCCGCAGAAAAACGCGCATTGATACTAGAAAATCGCCGCCTGAAGGCTTACTTGAAAACCGCTAAGTCTGGACCTCGAATTCTTGGGGATACTCCAGAAATGCAGAAAATGATGGCGCTGCTCGATGCCGTTGTCGATACACCCGCGGATGTGTTAATTCACGGTGAAACAGGAGCTGGCAAAGAAATGGTTGCGCGTTACCTGCATGAGCATAGCAGCCGCGCTAAGGCAAACTTTGTGGCAATCAACTGCGGTGCATTACCTGAAAACCTGATTGAAAGTGAATTGTTTGGTAGCCGAAAAGGGGCCTACACCGGAGCAAACGAAAATCGAATAGGCAAGCTCGAATTCGCGCAAGGTGGCACTGTTTTTTTAGATGAGATTGAGAGTATGCCGCTCGCAATGCAGGTCAAGTTACTGCGAGTGATTGAAGAGCGGACAGTCACTCCGGTAGGTAGTAACAAGGCCATTTCGCTTAATATTCGTTTTGTCGCCGCAACCAAAGTTGACTTACTTGAATTAGCAGAACAAGGACTTTTCCGTACCGATTTGTACTATCGCTTAAACTTAGTCACTGTAGGTATTCCTCCTCTCAGAGCGCGAAAGGCAGATATTCCACTTCTGTTTCGCCACTTCAGTTCTGTCGCCGCTGGGCGCTTCCACAAACCACTCCAATCCCTTACTAGCGATGAAGTCGATCAGTTAATGCGATACGACTGGCCGGGTAATGTACGCGAATTGCGGAATGTGGCTGAAAGGCAAGTGCTGCTCGGCCTGCCGGTTGAACTTAACCAAAACACCAACATCAGCATCCCAACTGACGATCTTTCACTTCAGGAGAAAGTCGCTTTTTATGAATGCGCGTTAATTGAAGAAGCGTTAAGCCAAACCTCTGGCTCGGTCAAAGATGCAATCGCTCTGTTAAAACTGCCAAGAAAAACCTTTTACGATAAAGTCGCCAAATATGGCATCGAGCGTAGCAAATTTATCAATTCATGAGTGTGGATTTGGTGACACTAAGCCGACTCTCCTTGTGTGGAAATCCGCACACTTGCGATTTTTAGAATAAAAAATATTTACATAACATCATGTTTTAAATAGATTTAATTTTATTTTCACATTCTGGCAACACTTTTGCACTGATAGAGGTCTGCTGAGAAGCAACAGCCTATCAAGAACTTCCCACCAAACTCAGTTTGGTGGTTACAAAGGATGAAAGAATGAGTGAAAATAATAAAAAAACGCCATGGATTATGTTGTGTTTAGGGCCCTTGGTCATGCTCACAACCCTATTGGTAGATCCTCCGGTTGCAGGCCTAAGCGTGGAAGCTTGGCGCACCGCTGGACTGGCTTTTTGGATGGCGAGCTGGTGGATTTCAGAAGCCGTCCCTATTCCCGCAGCATCGTTGCTGCCCCTTTTTGTCGTACCTGTCGCGGGTATCGCCAATATTAAACAAGTCGCGGCACCTTATGCACATCCACTAATATTTCTCTTTCTCGGTGGTTTCCTAATTTCTATCGCGATGGAACGTTGGAATCTACACCGTAGGATCGCATTAAAAACCATGCTTTTAGCCGGAAGTAAGCCGAGCATCCAGGTGTTAGGCATTATGCTGGTAACGGCATTCCTTTCTATGTGGATGTCTAACACAGCTACTGCAGTAATGATGCTACCAATTGCACTATCCGTGATCAAAATTGTGACTGACCGCGATCCAAACAACGATAAGTTCGGTAAAGCGATGTTGCTCTCAATCGCTTACGGTGCGAGTATCGGCGGTATTGCAACACTCATCGGTACACCACCGAACGCGTTAATGGCTGCTTACTTATCTGACAGCTACGGTATCGAAATTGGCTTCGGTCAATGGATGAAACTTGGCCTACCCCTTTCTATCATCATGCTGTTGTTTACTTGGGTATGGCTGACAAAAGTGAGCTATAAAGTAGACCAAGCTGGCCAGGTGAGCTCCAAGTCAGTATTCCGCGAACAGCTCGACCAGCTAGGAAAAATGTCTGCGGGTGAAACGAAAGTCTTGTTCATCTTCGTTTTCGCAGCCCTAGGTTGGATTTTCCGACCTTACATCGCGAAGGCAACGGGCGTCGGTCTTTCTGATACAGGCATTGCGATGGCGGCAGCGATTTTACTGTTTGCACTACCTGTAAAATCAGGCAGCAATCAGCGAGTGCTGGATTGGGAAAGCGCGAAGAATGTCCCTTGGGGTATATTAATCCTATTTGGTGGCGGTCTAGCACTGGCAGCAAAAATCAAATCTTCTGGTCTGGCGGAGTATATCGCCATGCAAATCCAAGGTGCTGATACCATCTCGTTAGTCATGGGCATTTTTGTCGTGACTGCACTGATTACCTTCCTAACCGAAATCACTAGTAATACCGCAACAGCTGCAGGTTTCCTTCCACTATTGGGGCCAGTGGCAGAGTCAATTACAGGTACACCTATGGTTTGGGTTATTCCTGCTGCAATCGCTGCAAGTTGCGCCTTTATGATGCCTGTGGCCACACCACCGAATGCCATTGTGTTCGGTTCTGGTCAACTGCAGATTAACGACATGATTCGCGCAGGCTTTTTACTCAACATCGTTGCGATTGCAATGATTACAATCCTTAGTATCACCTTACTTCCGCTCGTGTTTGGTCTATAAACGCCCAACTCTCATCGTCTACGGTGTCTAGGCTTACGCCCTCGATACCTGACGATGCGTAAAGGAAGAAACAAAAAACCAATTTTGGCAATGTGAACATCGCCAGTGTGGCAGGAGTGACCGGAGTCGCTCCTGCTGCCTTTCAAAGCTTTCCTAAACACTACGACTGAGAATTATCATTAGGATATCTCGCTTAACGGGCCATTCACCTCTAGAAACTCTGCCGTAACCTCTGTAATCTTAGCCCCGTTCCCATTATCACTAACCGAGCTTGTTATGTCGTATACCTGCCCTCTTTGTCATCAACCTCTCACTTTTGCTGAACGTACTTATCGCTGTGAAAACAACCACAGCTTCGACTTAGCAAAAGAGGGTTACGTTAACCTAATGCCAGCGCACCATAAGCGCTCAAAAGATCCAGGTGACAATACAGAAATGATGCAGGCGCGACGCCAGTTTCTGGAGAAAGGCTACTACCAACCAATGAAGCGGCGTGTCGCAGAGCTTTGTGGTCAATACTTGCAAGGTACTCAACACCAATTACTTGATATCGGCTGTGGTGAAGGCTACTACACCACCACAGTGGCGCAGCAATTAGCCGAACAACATTCTGAGGCTCAAACGTTTGGTTTGGATATTTCTAAAGTCGCCATTCGCTATGCCGCGAAGCGTTACCCGAACTGTCAATTCAGCGTCGCGTCTAGCCATCGCTTACCTTTTGCTGACGAGAGCTTGGACGGTATCTTACGCATCTATGCACCATGTAAAGCAGAAGAGCTAAAACGCGTGATTAGAGACAACGGCGTTGTGATTACAGTAACACCCGCTGGACGCCATCTGTACCAATTGCGCGAGCGTATTTATCAGGACGTGCGCTTGCATGATGAAGATCCAGAGCAAATAAATGGTTTTGTTCTCGAGCACCAAGAAAAACTATCCTACATAATGGAATTAGTTGATGGTGATGCATTTTCTCTACTTCAGATGACGCCATTTGCTTGGAAAGCTTCCGACAGCTTGCGTGAGGAATTGAGTAACTCAGCGCTGTTCAAGTGTGAAGCTGACTTTATGTTGAGAGTTTACCGCAGAGTCTAAATGATTAATTTTCATTTACATTGAGCAAAAAGTAAGCCTCTACTAATATACTCCGACTATTTTATGGAGGCTTTCAATGCGTCATATTCTCACTACATCCATATTCTCGATGATTCTCGCAGGTTGCTCTGCGACGTCTCAACAATCCGTTAGCACCTTTTACGATTATCAACTCTACTCCCCTCAAGCAACCCCAATCAATGTTCATCAACTACCAGAAAGTATCAAGTCTGCCGATGTGATACTCATCGGTGAGTGGCATACGCATTCGGGAATTCACCGCTTCCAAACTGATTTTCTGAAATCACTGAGTCAGCAGAGCAATACTATTGCCCTGTCGATGGAGCAATTCACGCGGGACAAGCAAGCTGTTGTAAACGAATATTTGTCAGGAAGAATTGGCGAACAGATGCTTATCAAAAATGGCAACGCTTGGCCAAACTATGAGAGTGACTATCGACCACTCATTGAACTGGCGAAATCCAAAAACCTCGATGTGATTGCAGCCAACGCGCCTAAACCTATTGTGAGGTGCATAGGTAAAGAGGGGATGGGATACCTTAGCAAATTAACCCCAAAAGAGCGCACCTTCATTGCCGAAAATATTGATACTTCGTCCACACCATACAAAGAGAAGTTCATGGGGTCGATGCACCATGGCACACTAGAACAATCCGAGAATCAGTACGCCGCGCAGGTAACATGGGATGAGACCATGGCGGAAAGCATCACAGAGTATTTAAAAGAGAATCCTGGGAATACTGTGCTGCATATTGCAGGAAAGTTCCACACCGAGCAGGGATTAGGAATTAAAGCTTCCATCTTAAAGCGAAATCCAAATCTTAACGTGATTGTGATTACCCCAACTCACGGCATGAACACGGATATCGGCCAGGATTTCAGACTTAGCGTGCTAGAACTACCAATTAGATACGTTCAATTGGAAAACAGGAAAGCCGCATACCAAGACCTTCGTGTTCGTAATGAAGCACTGACCTGTCGCTAAGCAAAATTCACTATGTCCACACTGTCGAAAACATTCACCACTACATTCGGCACGATTTGTGCTTTATTTATGCTTAATTGTTTTTTAAACAAATTTAATTTTTTCGCGCAAGTTTTTCTCACATTGGTCGATATATGGTCTGAGGACAGTGTAAGGAGTTCAGTATGACACCAGTAGGAATGGAGCCACTAAAGCTGACGTCTGCTCAGCAGGTAAAGCCTTCCGTAACGAAAACGGAAAACCCGCCTGCTTCTACGCCACTAAAAGTTGAACAAAATAAAGTGACTCTTTCGGATGAAGGCAAAGCTTTATTGGCTGCACTTCAAGAGATTGAAAAAAATTCAAAAGCTGAAGAAAAAGCCGACAAGAGTGTTGGAGACAAGGTTGAGTCCTTTGCTCATGGTGCTTTGGGCATCGATCACCCAGATAAAATCGAAGAAGAAGATGGTTCATACTCTGCGGGGCAATATCTGTCCGCTGCGGCAACCGTCGGTGGCATTTTACTTGCTCTTATTTAACTTTGCTTTCGACATAGCTTGCAGTAAACGCGTTCGACATTGTTTATCCCTATCGTGTTATCACGTTAGGGAGCTTGTTGGATTAACACGGACTACTGCTCTTTGGCCCCTCCTGCCGATGAAATACAACTGACATCTTATCGACATAAATCTTTAACTTTTCAATGATTAAATCCACTCGCTCTTAACTTAAGGATTTATCAATGAAGCATTTGTCAAAAACTGTAGTCGCTGCATTGGCCACTTCAACACTTTCTTTCTCTACCGTTGCTGCAGAAATCAAAAACGTCATCTTGATGATTGGCGACGGCATGGGCCCACAACAGGTAGGCTTGCTTGAAACCTACGCAAACAACGCACCGAATTCGATCTATAAAGGTAAGCACACCGCGATCAATACCTTAGCGCAAGAAGGTGTCATTGGTTCATCCTTGACTCACCCTGAAGATGCGATTGTGGTTGACTCAGCGTGTTCTGCCACCATGCTGGCAACAGGTATTTACACCGCATCAGAAGTGATTGGTATCGACTCACAAGGCAATCACGTAGAAACCGTGTTAGAACAAGCGAAGCGCCTCGGTAAAGCGACGGGCCTAGTGTCAGACACACGTTTAACCCACGCGACACCTGCGGCTTTTGCTGCCCATCAACCACACCGCTCGCTAGAAAACGATATTGCTTCTGATATGTTGGCAACTGGCGTGGATGTCATGCTATCAGGCGGTTTGCGCCACTGGATTCCTCAGTCAGCCAATGACAAAGGGGCAACATACAAAGAACTAGAAACACTAACGCAAGGCGACGTAAGCCTAAAATCTAAGCGCCAAGACGACCGCAACCTGCT is a genomic window of Vibrio japonicus containing:
- a CDS encoding YeaC family protein — protein: MDAKQLIDAITPEAYERLLFAVETGKWPEGTKLTQEQRDSCMQAVMLYQSKHNDEAQHMTVAQGGEISFKSKAELKKQFQANQEDIVRVNPNH
- a CDS encoding DUF2989 domain-containing protein; the encoded protein is MKRTKVITLSILCFSLSGCFENTRNTDQLCADNPTLQCQRLNVGDGQCRLPRTDLIWHRFERIKNPTPSNLIQEYNLLAEYKKCLELASQIQAIDQTKLKEGRFNALMNAKEDMEILVTSLGQFQAPEALYFLWSRLGSDNAKRRFLQLEGTPALETAEMQYALATFYTSRNDQKTYDLLIRSLELTNQDSINNEVFKSLASTTHQMDQKEQAYLWAMVANQFGVPIASENELHLLYGFEQEKYKRLTQDAEKIKSTIEAGAFVRTKIPSY
- the msrB gene encoding peptide-methionine (R)-S-oxide reductase MsrB, with the translated sequence MNQEREKLMKPDEYWRERLSDEEFRVCREQGTEAPFSGKLLHNRETGIYSCTCCNTPLFSSSNKYDSGCGWPSFDAPIDNKSIRYLEDLSHGMVRTEIRCAVCDSHLGHVFPDGPKTTGERFCVNSVSLIFNN
- the gap gene encoding type I glyceraldehyde-3-phosphate dehydrogenase — its product is MTIKVGINGFGRIGRFVFRAAQERNDIEVVGINDLIDVEYMAYMLKYDSTHGRFNGTVEVEGGNLIVNGKTVRVTAERNPTDLKWDEIGVDVVAEATGIFLTDETARQHITAGAKKVVLTGPSKDATPMFVMGVNHASYEGQDIVSNASCTTNCLAPIAKVLNDKFGIESGLMTTVHATTATQKTVDGPSAKDWRGGRGASQNIIPSSTGAAKAVGVVLPELNGKLTGMAFRVPTANVSVVDLTVNLKEGASYEAICAAMKEASEGELKGVLGYTEDAVVSQDFIGEVQTSVFDAKAGIALTDKFVKVVSWYDNEIGYSNKVLDLIAHISK
- a CDS encoding D-hexose-6-phosphate mutarotase, producing the protein MDLHSLPVVSALSDCVTIVEKDSVKIVRINHEKASAGIALHGGHVVSFTPAGQEDLIWMSDTAIFDGKAALRGGIPVCWPWFGRIAAPAHGFARNSTWELIEHRENDNGVIVELGLTSNEGIRQIWPHLFKARLIVEVTEQLKVTLKVENVDKHEWTFSGALHTYLNLGDIRQAKVTGIGPEYIDSLQNDEVIQGGQELVLSDTIDRVYTQPEADILVEDPVMNRTLTVTNQGHNSAVLWNPWAEGAQSMGDMPNDGYETFLCVESTLHAPSIEQGKTLQPGETYQLETVISA
- a CDS encoding sensor histidine kinase, translated to MFKSKKLYSFLTLFISGLLLVIVLTALGTHRYWFQSLDRQVSTEAINVSQYFNKQLERYQHIPDLLTSHYQIRQVLKQETQTYALSKILLGIQKTSGASDIYVLDAEGDVIASSNYASAKSYIGSNYAFRPYFYQAMKGNRWTDYALGLRSGERGIFFSAPIYAEDNIIGVIAVKVDIDKFEQDTEWLAGANTAKFMVFGRDEVVFISNQPYWRLKQLRESDDYTWQEIKATHRYLDLEQQTLPNTLTSTPYLDKQLWTLQVKPQHSEQYVYGRAKLPRLDLDFVMLLPVNEARKKVQVSLLLSVVGYTILVGALVFIFRRVAGYRQLIFTRNALEAEVTQRTKQLEDAHQALVQSAKLATIGQLSASVNHEINQPLSAMSTYLVSTRRMLDKGMLDEAKQNMSNIDSLIRRVHKTVAQLKQFSRPSEHQLGWCQWQTCLNNALIVVGPKINSSNVTLNVEPHNLLIWGDSLKLEQVLVNLLSNAVEAMKGLDNKQISIRFEQDSEWELITISDTGTGLDLQTIDSIFEPFFSTKSENGLGLGLAISRSIIQSFAGELQAANNNDGQGAKFTLRLKRKRHAEHK
- a CDS encoding sigma-54-dependent transcriptional regulator; amino-acid sequence: MQNTSKAKVIIIDDEQIIRDSLAQLLSIEGYETETFESGKEALTLLNDTFNGIVISDINMSCMHGLEVLNEIQAIDADIPAIMLTGYADVQLAVTALRKGAYDFFEKPINEQLLDSVTRAAEKRALILENRRLKAYLKTAKSGPRILGDTPEMQKMMALLDAVVDTPADVLIHGETGAGKEMVARYLHEHSSRAKANFVAINCGALPENLIESELFGSRKGAYTGANENRIGKLEFAQGGTVFLDEIESMPLAMQVKLLRVIEERTVTPVGSNKAISLNIRFVAATKVDLLELAEQGLFRTDLYYRLNLVTVGIPPLRARKADIPLLFRHFSSVAAGRFHKPLQSLTSDEVDQLMRYDWPGNVRELRNVAERQVLLGLPVELNQNTNISIPTDDLSLQEKVAFYECALIEEALSQTSGSVKDAIALLKLPRKTFYDKVAKYGIERSKFINS
- a CDS encoding SLC13 family permease; this encodes MSENNKKTPWIMLCLGPLVMLTTLLVDPPVAGLSVEAWRTAGLAFWMASWWISEAVPIPAASLLPLFVVPVAGIANIKQVAAPYAHPLIFLFLGGFLISIAMERWNLHRRIALKTMLLAGSKPSIQVLGIMLVTAFLSMWMSNTATAVMMLPIALSVIKIVTDRDPNNDKFGKAMLLSIAYGASIGGIATLIGTPPNALMAAYLSDSYGIEIGFGQWMKLGLPLSIIMLLFTWVWLTKVSYKVDQAGQVSSKSVFREQLDQLGKMSAGETKVLFIFVFAALGWIFRPYIAKATGVGLSDTGIAMAAAILLFALPVKSGSNQRVLDWESAKNVPWGILILFGGGLALAAKIKSSGLAEYIAMQIQGADTISLVMGIFVVTALITFLTEITSNTATAAGFLPLLGPVAESITGTPMVWVIPAAIAASCAFMMPVATPPNAIVFGSGQLQINDMIRAGFLLNIVAIAMITILSITLLPLVFGL